GCTCATTGCGGTCCATGCGCTCACCGATCGGCGTGATCGGCACGTCTTCCTCGTTGCCACGCCGGGCCTGGGCAATGAACTGGTCGGCCGCGGCCTCGATCACTTCGAACTCGGTATGCGTATCGAAGATGCGGATCGCGCCGACATCGTCGCGCGTGACCTTGCCGCGCCGGCAGATCAGCGGAAGGATCCACTTCGGATCAGCGCGGTTCTGGCGGCCTGCTTCCAGCTTGAAGCGCACCATGCCACCAGTCGGCCGGGCACGGGGGCCGCGGTCCTTGTCGCGGGCACCGGGACCATAATCGCGATCCTGGGGCGAGCGCATCGGGCGCGCGGCGCCGGGATCGCTGACATCCTCGGGCTCTGGATGGCGGGCGCGATAGAGCTTGGCGAAGGCCGCGGCAATGATCTCGGGGCTCTTCTCGGCGAGCAGGGCCTCAGCCATCTTGACGTCTTCGTCGGCGGGCGCCTCGGTGAACAGCGGATCCTGCATCAGGCGCTGGCGGTCGAGCACGCGAATGTCTTCGGCCGACGGCGGTCCGCCCCATTGGGCGATGAGGCCGGCATTGGCCAGGAGGCTTTCGGCGCGCCGCTGGCGCGACGGCGGAACAACCAGGACGCTGACACCCTTGCGGCCAGCACGGCCGGTGCGACCGCTTCGGTGCTGCAGGACTTCCGGATCGCTCGGCAGTTCGGCGTGGATGACCAGGCCGAGATTGGGCAGATCGATGCCACGCGCGGCGACATCGGTCGCGACGCAGATCCGGGCCCGGCCGTCGCGCAGAGCCTGCAAGGCCTGGTTGCGCTCGTGTTGCCCGAGTTCGCCGGACAGGATGACAACGGAAAAGCCGCGCTCCATCAGCGTCGCATGCAGATGGCGGACGGCATTGCGCGTGTTGCAGAAGACGATGGCCGTCGGCGGATCGATGTGGCGCAGCAGGTTGACGATGCCGTGCTCGATCTCGTTCGGCAGGACACGCATGACCCGATATTCGATATCGGCATGGCCGCGCTCGCCGGCTGCCGCCTCGATACGGTGGGCGTGCTGCTGAAAACGCTTGGCAAGCGTCACGATGCCTGTCGGCAGCGTCGCCGAGAACAGCAGCGTGCGGCGGGTCTCCGGCGCAGCCTTCAGGATGAACTCGAGATCGTCCCGGAAGCCGAGGTCGAGCATCTCGTCGGCTTCATCCAGAACGACCGCGAGGAGCTCCGACAGATCGAGCGCCCTGCGCTCGACATGGTCGCGCAGGCGGCCGGGAGTGCCGACAACAATGTGGGCGCCTTCGGCCAACAGAGTCCGTTCGCGCTTGGGATCCATGCCGCCGACACAGGCGACGATCTTGGCGCCGGCTTCTGCATAGAGCCAGGCCAGCTCTCGCTGAACCTGCAGCGCCAGTTCGCGCGTCGGCGCGATGATCAGCGCCAGCGGGTCGCTCGCCTGGCCGAGCCGCTCGGCCTCGCCCAGAAGCGTTGCGGCGAGCGCCAGCCCATAGGCGACGGTCTTGCCGGACCCGGTCTGGGCGGAAACGAGGAGGTCGCGGTCCTGCGCGGCGAAGGACATGACGTCCTCCTGCACAGTTGTGAGGTCGGTATAGTCGCGAGCGGCGAGAGCGCGGGCGAGGGGAGGCGATATCGGAAGATCGGTCAAAGAACGGTGCGCCTTGGGCACGAGGGCGGAACGCCGCGGGTGGGTCGCGACGGATGTCGGACCTGATTGGAACTGGCGACGCTTGGGATGCTTGCCGCGGTCCTAGGCCAAAACGCGAGGAAAAGCCAATGCTGTCTGCGCTCAGGTGGATCCATCTGCATCCGGGCGGGTCCACATGGGCGCCCCGCGGCACCGTGTCGGTGTCTTCTGCCATTGCATTTGCGCATGATGGCTGCCTGACGGCAGGGATGGTCACGGCCTGCCGCTTGCTTCTGTTTGTCCCTGCCCCCTTCTCGATTGAACCGAAGACCGACAATGAGCCTCGACCCTCTTGCAGCCCTTGAAGCCCGCATCGCCGACGATCTCGGTCGGATCGCCCACCCGGCAGCACCCTGGTTGAAGCCACGCTCGGGACCCGACGGATCGAAGGCCTTGGACGTCCTGATCGTGGGTGGCGGCCAGTCCGGGGTGGTCACGGCCTTCGGCCTGAAGCGCATGCGCGTCGACAATGTGCTGGTGGTGGACAAGGCGGCCTATGGACAGGAAGGGCCATGGGTCACCTACGCGCGGATGAAAACGCTGCGCAGTCCGAAGGATTTCACGGGACCGGACCTCGACATCCCCAGCCTCACCTATCAGTCGTGGCACGAAGCGAAATATGGTGTCGATCATTGGCGGGCGCTTGACCTGATCACCCGGGAAGACTGGAACGACTACCTCCTGTTCGTCCGCAAGGTCACGGGCGTCAAAGTCGAGAACGCCACGGAGCTGACCGGTCTCTCATTCGATCGCGGGCTCATTCGCGCTGAGCTGTCGGGGCCTGAAGGCACCCGATCGGTCTATGCCCGCAAGGTCGTTCTGGCGACCGGCCAGGATTCGACTGGCCGCTGGTGGATGCCCTCATGTGTCGAAGCCCTGCCCACCGAATTGCGCGCCCATGCCGCCGACCCCATCGATTTCGATCGCCTGAAGGGCAAGGTGGTCGCGGTGCTGGGGGCCGGTGCGTCAGCTTTCGACAATGCCGCAACCGCGCTTGAGGCGGGTGCAGCCGAGGTCCATCTGTTCTGCCGCCGCATCGAGCCGCAGGTCATCCAGCCCTATCGCTGGCTGACCTTTCGCGGCTTCCTCAAGCATTTCAGCGATCTCGACGATGTATGGCGCTGGCGCTTCATGAGCCGGGTCCTGGGGCTGCGTGAAGGATTTCCGCAGGCGACCTATGATCGCTGCGCCCGGCACGCCAATTTCACCGTCCACACCGATGCGCCCTGGCTTGATGCGCGTGTCGATGGCGACCGGGCGGTGGTGACCCTCCCCCAGGGCGAGTTTGCGGCCGATTTCCTCATCGCCGGCACTGGCATCGCAATGGACTTTGGCGCGAAGCCCGAACTTGCATCATTCGCCGACAACATCCTGTCCTGGGCGGATGCTTACCAACCCCCGGAGGCCGAACGCAACGACCGCCTGGGCGGCTTTCCCTATCTCTCCGAGCACTATGCCTTTGTCGAAAAACAGCCCGGGCTGACCCCCTGGATCCGTGATGTGCACCTGTTCTCGATTGCCTCGACCATGAGCTTTGGCGCATCGGGCTCCTCGATCAACGCGATGACCACGGCCGTGCCGCGGCTGATTGATGGCATCACGCGCGGGCTGTTCTGCGACGATGTCGAAAGCCATTGGGCCGATTTCCTGGCCTACGACATACCGCAGGCAACAGTTCAGGCGACCGTGCCGGGCCTTGGGCGCGAGGCTGCCGAATAGATCTCCAGACCTTCAGATGGCGATGGCCGGCAGCCCTGCTATATGGCAGCGGCTGGCGCCCAAATGCGCCCAAGTTGAAAAAGGAGGAAGCGATGTCGATGTTCTCGTCCGGTCTGTCGCGCCGCTCGCTTGTTGGGATGGCGATTGCCGCGACCGCTGTGCCTGCGCGCGCGCAGACCTATCCAGGCCGCCCGGTCCAGGTCCTGGTGCCGTTTGCGGCAGGCGGCGGCGTCGATGTCACCATGAGGATCGTTGCCGAGGCGGCAAGTGACGTGTTCGGCCAACGCTTCGTCATCGAGAACCGCGGCGGTGGCGCGACCGTCATAGCCTCCCAGGCTGTCGCCCGTGCGGCACCGGATGGCTACACGGTCCTGACCGCACCGACCACCATGGTGATCAACGCGGCGTCGCGCCAGAATCTGCCGTTCGACTGGAAGGCAGATTTCGTGCCCGTCTGTCTCATCGCCAAGCTGCCCTTCGTGGTGGTTGCGCGGCCCGACGCACCCTATTCGACGATGAAGCAGCTTGAGGCGGCAGCGCGCTCCGCCGCGGCGCCGCTGACCTTCAGCTCGGGTGGAACCGGGACGGTTGCCCATCTCGCGGGCGAATTGTTCGCCCTGCGAACTGGCACCAAGCTGCAGCACGTGCCCTATCGCGGTGAAGGGCCGGCCCTGTCGGATCTGCTTGGGGGAACACTCAGCGTGTCATTCTCGACGCTGGCCGGTGTTCAGGGGCAGATCCAGTCCGGGGCCGTGAAGGCCCTGGCTGTGACCACGCGCGATCGGACATCTATTCTGCCTGATGTGCCGACGGTCGCCGAGCAGGGCTACGCGGACTATGACGTCTCCGCATGGATGGCGATCGTCGCGCCGAAGTCCACGCCCGTGGAAGCGGTCGATGCCATGCAGAAGGCCTTCAATACGGTCCTGGCTCGTCCAGAGATGCGCGAACGGCTGAAAGCGGTCGGGGCAGACGTGGCCGGCGGTAGCCCTGCCGATCTCGCCCGCTTCATGGAGCGTGAGGCTGGTCAGTGGGCTGAAGTGGTCAAGGCCATCAACCTGCGGACCGACTGAGGCCGATGATCGAGCTCAGTTCGCCAGCGGAAGCTCGATGCGGGCGATGAGTCCATTAGGCTGCGCACTTCGTAGCGTCAGCTGCCCGCCATGGGCGGAAGCAATCGCGCGAGCGATAGTCAGGCCGAGCCCGAAACCCGTCTTGTCGTCGAGCGCGCGGGCGACATCGCCCCGGGCGAATGGTTCGAGCATGGCTTCGCGCTGATCCGGGGGAATGCCGGGGCCATGATCCTCCACCTCAATGGCAACCCCGCCCTCGGTGCGGGTCAACCGCAGCGCGGCCGAGCCGCCATATTTGAGCGCGTTCTCGACGAGGTTCGTCACGGCTCGCTCGATCTCGCTCGGACGAATGCGAATCCTCAGGCTGTCCGGACCCTCATAGGCGATGGTCACACCGATATCGGCATACTGGTCGCGGATCGTCTCAAGGACGCTCGGCAGTTCCGTCGGCATCAGCGGCTCGCCGGTGCGGCCGTCCCGCATGTAAGCGAGGGCGCCGTGGACCATGCGCTCCATCTGGTCGAGGTCGCTGACCATGCCCTGGCGCTGGGTCGGGTCGTCCATATAGTCCGCCCGCATCCTGAGGCGAGTGATCGGCGTGCGCAGGTCGTGGCTCATGGCAGCGACAACACGCGTTCGGTCGCCGACAAGCTTCGAGATGCGCGCCTGCATCTGGTTCATGGCGAGAGCGAGTTGCCGGACCTCCATCGGACCGCGCTCGGCCAGAGGCTGTGCGACATCGTCGATCGAATAGCGTCTCGCCGCCTCCGCCGTAGTTTCCAGGGGCCCGACAACCGTGCGGGCGGCCCAGAGGCTCAGCATGACGATGGAGAGACCGACAAAGGCGAGCGTTTGTATCGCGACACCGCCGAAGGGAGGGCGAAGGGCTGGCGAGGGCAACGACAGGCTATAGGTATCGCCGTCACTGAGCCGTGCAAAGAGCTGGCCGCCATGGCCTGGGCCAATGCCGCCGTGCTCAGGATCGCTCCATGTGTTGACCCCGCCGGGCAGGTTGTGGAGCCGCAGAAAGCGGCGACCGGGGCCGTTGCCAGGAGGCTGCGATTGTCCCTCCACCTTTTGGATGCCGATCCCTGAGGCTGCAGCGTCCAGCCGGGTGACCGTGGTCGCGCGCTCCGCTGGTGGTGTCGCATCGAGAACGGCGATAATCAGTGACGCCTTGGAAAGATAATCGCCAGGGTGGGCAGGCGGGCCATTCCGGGCACTGACCAGAAAGATGGTCGTCGCAACGATATGAAAGATCGTGACTGCAGCCAGAACCAGAAGGGCGATCTGAACAGTGATTCTGCGCGGATTGAGAATTTCCGGCCAAGCCATCAGCTCGCCTCGACATCCGGCGTGAACTGGTAGCCGCTGGACCGCACAGTGACGATGGTGCTCGGTTGATCGGGGCCGATCTTGATCTTGGCTCTGAGGCGGCTCACGAGAATGTCCACGCTGCGCTCGAACGGGCTGAACGCCCGCCCCTGGGTCAGATCGATGATCTGCTCGCGGCTCAGGACGCGCCCGGGACGCTCGCAGAAGACGAGCAGGAGATCGAACTCAGCGCTGGTAATCGCGACGCGCGCACCCGTCGCATCGGTCAGCGTGCGATGAATGACATCGAGCGTCCAGCCGAGGAAACGATAGTGGCGCACTGTCGTCTCACGGGAGGGCACGCCGGCATCCTGGGTTCTTCGCAGCACTGCCTTGATCCGTGCCAGCAACTCGCGCGGATTGAAGGGCTTCGCGAGATAGTCGTCGGCACCAATCTCCAGGCCCACGATCCTGTCCAGTTCTTCGCCTTTGGCCGATACGATAACCAGCGGCACGTTCGATACGGCACGGGCGCGGCGGCACAGGCTGAGGCCATCTTCGCCGGGCAGCATGATATCGAGGACGACGAGGTCGAAGCGATGGTCGGCAAGGAGCCTGTCGAAGTCGCGTCCGTCAGGTGCGCTGGTGACCCGGTAGCCGTTCGTGCGCAGATAGCGGACCAGCAGCTTGCTGAGTTCCTGATCGTCCTCGACGACGAGAATGTGCTGTTGTGCGTTCATCAGGCTATTTGAACCCTCGGCCGCGGACCGCCACAGTTTTTTTGTTTCGTTCTGTTTCCGACGGATGGATGGACACGTCCAGAAACAATGCCAGCTCCTAAGGTGAGGTTTGGTTAATCCGGATCGCGCGTGCTCGTGATGCGCGATCCTGGAGATCGCAGGGGAACTGGAGGGTCTCGTGACCTCAATATCATCAGCCTCGTTTCAGAGGCCGTCACCACGTGAATTGCTGCAAACCAACCTCGCATCGCAGATTCAGTCTGGCGCCATTTCGTCGACGGACGAGAGCGCCCTTTCGTCGGCTCTCGACTCCATCGACAAGTCGCTTTCGTCCGAGCGTGCCTCGGGCTCAGGCGGGACGCCGCCATCACCGACGGAGATGAAGGACAAGGTCGAAAGCCTGATCGATGATCAGGTGTCGTCTGGAGCCCTGACCGAAGATCAGGCCAGCGAGTTGAAGGATCTGTTCCAGTCGACCTTTGCCCAAGGGGCTCAGGGTGGCGGCGGAGCGGGTGGGCCTGGAGGTGCCGGCGGCCCGCCGCCCGGTCCGCCCCCCGGCCCTCCGCCGGATGAATCGTCGGATTCGGCCTCGACCGATTCGACATCATCCTCGTCTTCTTCGTCGAGCGACCTCCAGTCGCTACTCGCCGACTTCCTGAAGCAGATCCAGGACAAGCTGGGTTCCTCGAGTTCGAGCTATAGCGGCAGCGGCTCTTCGTCGTCATCCTCCTCGACGACTGTTGCACTGTTCTACAACCAGACCGCATGATCGCGTCCGGTCGTGCTGGCCGGTCCCGATTCATCACTGAAACGACACTTGGCGGCGTCCGCATGTGCTGTGCGGGCGCCGCCTGCGTTTATGGCGCCTCGTGGTCTGGCTTCACCGGAATGTGAGCACCCGCCGGTAACGCCTTGTCCGGCGAGCCCGTATGGCCTTTCATCACCATACCGAAGGAGATGACTGCGCATGGCGCCTTGGCAGGATCGGTCCGGCAAGTTTTCGACGCTGAAGCTCGTGGCCTTTGTCGGCATTCTGGCCCCTGGAACTTGGCTTGCCATGCAGGCCGGTTTCGGCTGGCTTGGCTCCAAGCCCGTCACGGAGGCGATTCATCAGTCAGGCGACTGGGCGGTTCGGCTGCTGTTGGTGTCGCTGCTTGTTACGCCCCTGCGCTATGTTGCCGATTGGCCGAAGCTCATCCTGGTGCGCCGCATGGTCGGTGTTGCGGCGTTGGCTTACACGGTGCTGCATCTGGCGCTTTATGTCGTCGAGCAGCGCTACGACCTCGGCAAGGTCGTCAGCGAGATCGTCCTGCGGTTCTACCTGACCATCGGGTTTGTTGCTCTGGTGGGGC
This region of Phreatobacter aquaticus genomic DNA includes:
- a CDS encoding Bug family tripartite tricarboxylate transporter substrate binding protein, which translates into the protein MSMFSSGLSRRSLVGMAIAATAVPARAQTYPGRPVQVLVPFAAGGGVDVTMRIVAEAASDVFGQRFVIENRGGGATVIASQAVARAAPDGYTVLTAPTTMVINAASRQNLPFDWKADFVPVCLIAKLPFVVVARPDAPYSTMKQLEAAARSAAAPLTFSSGGTGTVAHLAGELFALRTGTKLQHVPYRGEGPALSDLLGGTLSVSFSTLAGVQGQIQSGAVKALAVTTRDRTSILPDVPTVAEQGYADYDVSAWMAIVAPKSTPVEAVDAMQKAFNTVLARPEMRERLKAVGADVAGGSPADLARFMEREAGQWAEVVKAINLRTD
- a CDS encoding NAD(P)-binding domain-containing protein, whose product is MSLDPLAALEARIADDLGRIAHPAAPWLKPRSGPDGSKALDVLIVGGGQSGVVTAFGLKRMRVDNVLVVDKAAYGQEGPWVTYARMKTLRSPKDFTGPDLDIPSLTYQSWHEAKYGVDHWRALDLITREDWNDYLLFVRKVTGVKVENATELTGLSFDRGLIRAELSGPEGTRSVYARKVVLATGQDSTGRWWMPSCVEALPTELRAHAADPIDFDRLKGKVVAVLGAGASAFDNAATALEAGAAEVHLFCRRIEPQVIQPYRWLTFRGFLKHFSDLDDVWRWRFMSRVLGLREGFPQATYDRCARHANFTVHTDAPWLDARVDGDRAVVTLPQGEFAADFLIAGTGIAMDFGAKPELASFADNILSWADAYQPPEAERNDRLGGFPYLSEHYAFVEKQPGLTPWIRDVHLFSIASTMSFGASGSSINAMTTAVPRLIDGITRGLFCDDVESHWADFLAYDIPQATVQATVPGLGREAAE
- a CDS encoding response regulator: MNAQQHILVVEDDQELSKLLVRYLRTNGYRVTSAPDGRDFDRLLADHRFDLVVLDIMLPGEDGLSLCRRARAVSNVPLVIVSAKGEELDRIVGLEIGADDYLAKPFNPRELLARIKAVLRRTQDAGVPSRETTVRHYRFLGWTLDVIHRTLTDATGARVAITSAEFDLLLVFCERPGRVLSREQIIDLTQGRAFSPFERSVDILVSRLRAKIKIGPDQPSTIVTVRSSGYQFTPDVEAS
- a CDS encoding DEAD/DEAH box helicase, translated to MTDLPISPPLARALAARDYTDLTTVQEDVMSFAAQDRDLLVSAQTGSGKTVAYGLALAATLLGEAERLGQASDPLALIIAPTRELALQVQRELAWLYAEAGAKIVACVGGMDPKRERTLLAEGAHIVVGTPGRLRDHVERRALDLSELLAVVLDEADEMLDLGFRDDLEFILKAAPETRRTLLFSATLPTGIVTLAKRFQQHAHRIEAAAGERGHADIEYRVMRVLPNEIEHGIVNLLRHIDPPTAIVFCNTRNAVRHLHATLMERGFSVVILSGELGQHERNQALQALRDGRARICVATDVAARGIDLPNLGLVIHAELPSDPEVLQHRSGRTGRAGRKGVSVLVVPPSRQRRAESLLANAGLIAQWGGPPSAEDIRVLDRQRLMQDPLFTEAPADEDVKMAEALLAEKSPEIIAAAFAKLYRARHPEPEDVSDPGAARPMRSPQDRDYGPGARDKDRGPRARPTGGMVRFKLEAGRQNRADPKWILPLICRRGKVTRDDVGAIRIFDTHTEFEVIEAAADQFIAQARRGNEEDVPITPIGERMDRNERPAARPRSDDRPRGYEGKPVARNRGKPASGYGDKPRYDDRPRYEDRPRFEDKPRADAKPKFDTKPKFDAKPKFDAKPRFDDKPRFEGKAPGKPPARAGAKPAGIAPKKTAAPKKKWKPDRE
- a CDS encoding ATP-binding protein; its protein translation is MAWPEILNPRRITVQIALLVLAAVTIFHIVATTIFLVSARNGPPAHPGDYLSKASLIIAVLDATPPAERATTVTRLDAAASGIGIQKVEGQSQPPGNGPGRRFLRLHNLPGGVNTWSDPEHGGIGPGHGGQLFARLSDGDTYSLSLPSPALRPPFGGVAIQTLAFVGLSIVMLSLWAARTVVGPLETTAEAARRYSIDDVAQPLAERGPMEVRQLALAMNQMQARISKLVGDRTRVVAAMSHDLRTPITRLRMRADYMDDPTQRQGMVSDLDQMERMVHGALAYMRDGRTGEPLMPTELPSVLETIRDQYADIGVTIAYEGPDSLRIRIRPSEIERAVTNLVENALKYGGSAALRLTRTEGGVAIEVEDHGPGIPPDQREAMLEPFARGDVARALDDKTGFGLGLTIARAIASAHGGQLTLRSAQPNGLIARIELPLAN